A region from the Ptychodera flava strain L36383 chromosome 12, AS_Pfla_20210202, whole genome shotgun sequence genome encodes:
- the LOC139146125 gene encoding histone H4 — MSGRGKGGKGLGKGGAKRHRKVLRDNIQGITKPAIRRLARRGGVKRISGLIYEETRGVLKVFLENVIRDAVTYTEHAKRKTVTAMDVVYALKRQGRTLYGFGG; from the coding sequence ATGTCTGGTCGTGGCAAAGGAGGCAAAGGTCTGGGAAAAGGAGGCGCCAAGCGTCATCGTAAGGTACTTCGAGACAACATCCAGGGTATCACCAAACCAGCTATCCGTCGCCTGGCCCGTCGTGGTGGTGTCAAGCGTATCTCTGGTCTCATCTACGAAGAAACCCGTGGTGTCTTGAAGGTGTTCTTGGAGAACGTCATCCGTGATGCCGTCACCTACACCGAGCACGCCAAGAGAAAGACCGTCACCGCCATGGATGTGGTCTACGCTCTGAAACGCCAGGGCCGTACTTTGTACGGTTTTGGCGGTTAG